CTGCAGGTGGAGTTGATCACACCTATTGCCCTGGAGAGGGAGTTGCGGTTTGCCATCCGGGAGGGTGGCCGCACAGTAGGGGCAGGCGTGGTCACCGAGATCATGGAGTAAGGGTGAAGTGAAATGAGGATAATTGTCACCCTTGCCTGTACAGAGTGTAAGAGGAGGAATTACACCACTACGAAAAACAAAAAGACTAAACCGGATAAGTTAGGGTTCAGGAAATATTGCCGTTTTTGCCAAAGGCATACCCTTCATAGAGAAATAAGATAGACTCAGGGACGTTACAAGGAAAGGTCTCTCTGCCTTCTAACCGAAATAACTTTAGGCCAGTAGCTCGAACGGCTAGAGCACCGGACTCCAAATCCGGGGGTTGGGGGTTCGAATCCCTCCTGGCCTGCCACTACTCACTTTCCATCCTCTCCGAGTTCCTTTCTATTCCTGAGTCAGGAGTTGAGGGTAGAATGTCCCATGGCCGTTGATACAAAGAAGATCATTCAATTCTTAAAGGAGGTCAAGTTTGAGCTCAAGCGGGTTACTTGGCCCTCACGCAAGGAAATGATGGCGGGGACAGTAGTGGTGCTGATCATCGTTTTTATCACGGCCTTCTTTTTAGGGATCGTAGACTTAGGTCTTTCCAAGTTGATCAAGATGATCCTAAAGGATTGATCTCAAAATAGGGTGTTGTAGAGGAAAAAGTCTCGCTATGGCGCAAAAATGGTATATCGTCCATACCTATTCCGGATATGAAAACAAGGTGAAGGCCTCTTTGGAGGAAAGGATCAGGAAGTTCCAAGAAGAAAAGCAGAGGCAAGG
This genomic interval from Deltaproteobacteria bacterium contains the following:
- a CDS encoding elongation factor Tu, which gives rise to LQVELITPIALERELRFAIREGGRTVGAGVVTEIME
- the rpmG gene encoding 50S ribosomal protein L33; amino-acid sequence: MRIIVTLACTECKRRNYTTTKNKKTKPDKLGFRKYCRFCQRHTLHREIR
- the secE gene encoding preprotein translocase subunit SecE encodes the protein MAVDTKKIIQFLKEVKFELKRVTWPSRKEMMAGTVVVLIIVFITAFFLGIVDLGLSKLIKMILKD